A single window of Caldimicrobium thiodismutans DNA harbors:
- a CDS encoding DUF4198 domain-containing protein → MPLIFIFLLFIFTFSKTSSTFAETLILYTDNDSYGKVNQEKTWIIGYGQPSFANFFDARVPVKFYLKTPDGKEEKLSLLRRELFDPWFNQKRIAFETKITPKAKGDFLLCIEGEDALTGRGVLFKNYVKALFHVEKEGLWDQLCGFELEIRPFTRPYGLKKGALFWGQVLYQGEPLGNGTIEVERLRLKLNPQALPTDSTKEINYPLFKKSTRLDERGYFFVNFEEEGWWVLSVGLPRGVKSYGNQKYPFELKTHLWVYVYAIEEKKRKNLERKSSQKKVRLK, encoded by the coding sequence ATGCCTTTAATTTTTATTTTTCTCCTCTTTATCTTTACCTTTTCAAAAACTTCTTCTACCTTTGCGGAAACCTTAATTCTTTATACTGATAATGACTCCTATGGAAAAGTGAATCAAGAGAAGACCTGGATCATTGGTTATGGCCAGCCATCCTTTGCAAATTTTTTTGATGCAAGGGTTCCAGTTAAGTTTTATTTAAAAACTCCGGATGGAAAAGAGGAAAAGTTATCCCTTTTACGCAGGGAGCTTTTTGATCCCTGGTTCAATCAAAAAAGAATTGCCTTTGAGACTAAAATTACACCCAAGGCTAAAGGGGATTTTCTCCTCTGCATTGAAGGAGAAGATGCTTTGACAGGGAGAGGAGTCCTTTTTAAGAATTATGTCAAGGCTCTTTTCCATGTGGAAAAGGAGGGGCTCTGGGATCAGCTGTGCGGTTTTGAGCTTGAAATCAGACCCTTCACAAGGCCTTATGGTCTTAAGAAAGGGGCCCTTTTTTGGGGACAGGTTTTGTATCAGGGAGAGCCCCTTGGAAATGGAACTATTGAGGTTGAAAGATTAAGGCTCAAATTAAATCCCCAGGCCTTACCTACAGATTCAACCAAAGAGATAAACTACCCCCTTTTTAAAAAAAGCACGCGTCTTGATGAGAGGGGATACTTTTTTGTCAACTTTGAAGAGGAAGGTTGGTGGGTGCTTTCTGTTGGCCTTCCAAGAGGGGTAAAAAGTTATGGAAATCAAAAATACCCTTTTGAACTAAAAACTCATCTCTGGGTATATGTATATGCTATTGAAGAGAAAAAGAGAAAAAATTTAGAAAGAAAATCCTCTCAAAAAAAAGTAAGATTAAAATGA
- the pyrR gene encoding bifunctional pyr operon transcriptional regulator/uracil phosphoribosyltransferase PyrR translates to MEDILTLKSKKVIAGERKMAGLLERLAESILKSHPHLEDLVLIGIRCGGIPVTNRLKEIFKKRLGLELPVGYLDITLYRDDWTRISQHPEIKKTEIPFSIEDKIILLVDDVLFTGRTVRAAMDALIDLGRPKKIELAVLVDRGGREFPIEPTFCAMKVKKVAPFDYVSVYFKELHGKDQICLESK, encoded by the coding sequence ATGGAAGATATTTTAACTCTAAAAAGTAAAAAAGTAATAGCTGGGGAAAGAAAGATGGCAGGCCTTCTTGAAAGGCTTGCTGAATCTATACTTAAAAGTCATCCCCATTTAGAAGACCTTGTGCTTATAGGGATACGGTGTGGAGGCATTCCAGTGACCAATAGATTAAAGGAAATTTTTAAAAAAAGACTGGGACTGGAATTACCAGTGGGCTACCTTGACATTACTCTGTATAGAGATGACTGGACAAGAATTTCTCAGCATCCAGAGATTAAAAAAACGGAGATTCCCTTTTCTATTGAGGACAAGATTATCCTTTTAGTTGATGATGTGCTTTTTACAGGAAGAACTGTGCGCGCCGCTATGGATGCCCTCATTGACCTTGGAAGGCCTAAAAAAATTGAGCTTGCAGTCCTGGTGGACAGAGGAGGAAGAGAGTTCCCTATTGAGCCAACATTTTGTGCTATGAAGGTCAAAAAGGTTGCTCCCTTTGATTATGTATCCGTTTATTTTAAAGAGCTTCATGGGAAAGACCAGATTTGTCTTGAAAGTAAATAA
- a CDS encoding acyl-CoA thioesterase — MEGEIFYRVIYGDTDCGGVMYYANYLRLFEMGRTELIRACGLSYKEIEEEMGIILPVVEVKARYKASAKYDDLLRIRTTLVEARSFKILFAYQIFREEILLVEGSTLHVAINRIGKIVKIPEKILKLLSG; from the coding sequence ATGGAGGGAGAAATTTTTTATAGAGTAATATATGGGGATACTGATTGTGGTGGGGTCATGTATTATGCCAATTATCTCAGGCTCTTTGAAATGGGAAGAACAGAGCTTATCCGAGCCTGTGGGCTAAGTTATAAAGAGATAGAAGAGGAGATGGGAATTATCCTTCCTGTGGTTGAAGTAAAGGCAAGATATAAGGCCTCTGCAAAATATGATGATCTTTTAAGGATCAGGACCACTCTTGTAGAGGCCAGATCCTTTAAAATCCTTTTTGCTTACCAGATTTTTAGAGAGGAAATCCTCCTTGTAGAGGGATCAACTCTCCATGTGGCTATTAACCGGATAGGAAAAATAGTAAAAATTCCTGAAAAAATCCTTAAGCTCCTTTCAGGATAA